tatatatatatatattattaacGCCTTATATTCACttataaaatgaaacacatatatatatatatatatatatatttttttttttgtagGAAGTAGATTCCTTTATGATTAATGatttaaacaaaaaatttttaGATCATGATTTTATCTTACATACTCCTAAACATGTTAATACAAAGTCGCCAAAAAGTAACAATTGTTGTATAGCCTATAagtacaaaaaaaaaaaaaaaaaaaaaaaaaaaaaaaaaaaaaaaaaaaaaaaaaaaaaaaacaaaaaaacatacatatatatatatatcaatgtgatatttacacatatatgcattttttacattttaGAAAATGCTTCAAATTAATACAAGAAAAACAATTTGATAATGAAACTTCTGTGATTAAAAATTTGATCAACTATTCGTCTGAAAGTGGTTGCGAAGTATAATTAacaagaaaataatatataatctCATCCTCTATAAAGgaataatatacatacatatatatacatacatatatatatatatatatatatatatattttattttattttttagaTACAAGATGCTTTTATAAGGGAACTTTCAAAAAGGACAAGTATGGCAAATATGATTATTCTAGAGTTATCAAATGTATGcttaataaaattatacttattaaataataaacatatatattaataacatatatatgtatatatatatatattttttttttattattcaaagCAAACATTCTTAGGGATTTGTAATTGTCATATTCATTGGAATCCATTATATCCtgatataaaattatatcaCACATATTTAATCATAAGAGATTTCTATAAATTTATAGAAAACACTCTTCAAGATATTCCATTTATtcctttattattattaggAGATTTTAACTCAACTCCTCATATAGTAAACATACAAAATgcattatatatatagaaaccttaattatttttattatgatttattttattatatttcctcaggataataaaaaggagGGTGAAATTATTCAAGAAAGTGGTGTATATGAGTAAGTgaatttaaagaaaaattcaaaaagaaggataataattaatatatatatgtatatatatatatatatatatatttttttttccatttgTTTCAATTTTAGACTCATAACAACTGGAAGGATATCAAAAAATCACGCACACCATCcagtaatatatatatatatatatatatatatttatttatttatttatttatttatttatttatttatttatttatatatttatttattttttataactCATGTGAAatctatattttatcagtcacattatatatttcatcTCATTATAGGCACGATTAAGAAAAAGTGAAGCCTTTTATTCTTATCCAGAATTAAAAATACCCCCTTTTAAAAGCGTATTCAAAGAGGtaataatatcaaaaatataaaataaatttagaaataaaaaaaaaaaaaaaaaaaaaaagtacttttcaaaataacatatacatataaacaatcatctttatatttacatgTAGATAAATGGTAAGGAACCAGaatttacaaataaaaCACCTTCTTTTGAAGGATGTATagattatattttttacaaagAACTGATACCCATATCAACGGAAACAATCCCAAGAAATATAAAGTATGTTTGATagttttataattataaataaaagattaTACATGTACTAATCatttcataaaatatatatatatatatatatatatatatatatattatatttttgtgtgtattttatttttgatttttttttcttttatttgTAGGGATATCAAAATGTTACCAAATGAGCATTTCCCATCAGATCATGTAATGCTGACATCAGAGTTTTTTATTgtttgaaaaaatataaaacgaaaataaaaaaatattaacaattatgaaaaaaaatatatatatatgtaaacgtttttatatattttttatatattttttatatattttttattttatatattttttattttattttttttattttttttgttatcTATTTGCATAtcttatataaaatttatcTTTCTCCTTTTTAACACAAGATAAACCCTCTTGCACATAATCTTTACTACATTTACATATTTCCAATATATGATATGTATTACCCCCAACAGTTATCATATcatcaaaataatatcttATAGCATTGTATTCTAAGTTAGTTATAAAACTTGTTTTATTGCGCTCTTCCTCCTGTTCCTTATTCAGAAGCAATCTATCAAATATACCACTTTCATTGTATTCTAAATTATTGTAAAAATGGGTtatctctttttttttattatacaaTTTCTCCAGTTTACATGTTGAATTGTTACCACACAATGAACATACCTTTGGGGGTACACACCTATAGGTCaattcataaaaaatataatttttaagtttattattatt
This window of the Plasmodium gaboni strain SY75 chromosome 1, whole genome shotgun sequence genome carries:
- a CDS encoding putative carbon catabolite repressor protein 4, which codes for MFKGNKIRVGTINIFNSAFYTIKEKLSVYPFEYSHNIGRKNLLYKHFFDNKFDIICLQEVDSFMINDLNKKFLDHDFILHTPKHVNTKSPKSNNCCIAYKKCFKLIQEKQFDNETSVIKNLINYSSESGCEIQDAFIRELSKRTSMANMIILELSNQTFLGICNCHIHWNPLYPDIKLYHTYLIIRDFYKFIENTLQDIPFIPLLLLGDFNSTPHIDNKKEGEIIQESGVYELITTGRISKNHAHHPARLRKSEAFYSYPELKIPPFKSVFKEINGKEPEFTNKTPSFEGCIDYIFYKELIPISTETIPRNIKDIKMLPNEHFPSDHVMLTSEFFIV